A single genomic interval of Penicillium psychrofluorescens genome assembly, chromosome: 2 harbors:
- a CDS encoding uncharacterized protein (ID:PFLUO_004060-T1.cds;~source:funannotate): MSSDIRSWLGRKPDLASSSPAKAATKAEDSSTARKKRSRKVIEDSDEDDVTPAKAPTPKAKPKGQPKPKEPEGELTTTSDYFASSKKKKPAKSEQTQSNSADGSKTEAPKVTKTAESRNNGKKSRTTTEDEKLGGDDIFASEYGKAGKGDDDYVAADDDDDDDFEILEVKPTKAAPKKPAKKKPAHDEEDDVVMEDLPKIAPKASKPGRKRKSEALIDQDEDGDDQVTKKATSKSKATASPAAKRSKKATPKKQDQPESKEIQDIFDSIPMVEAPSPPPKTGETKKFQFGAQRSRTPPVTGTKEMPVGAENCLAGLSFVFTGILETLGREEGQELVKRYGGKVTGAPSSKTSYVVLGGDAGPKKLETIAKHKIKTISEDGLFELIRRLPANGGDGQAAEKYAVKKKADEEKVRALAAEIDAAEMKRAEEEKKRKEAVAAKAPSGAPAPDGPPSSSQAKPAVDDRLWTTKYAPTSINMICGNKAAVEKIQNWLRNWHTNAKRKFKTPGKDGSGVYRAIMIHGPPGIGKTTAAHLVAKLEGFDIVESNASDTRSKKLVENSLTDVLDTTSLQGYFAGAGKKVESEKKNLVLVMDEVDGMSAGDRGGVGALAAVAKKTHIPLILICNERRLPKMKPFDFVTYDIPFRRPTAEQIRARLSTICFREGLKIPPPVLDGLIEGTHADIRQVINMLSTARLDQKSMDFDKGKQMSKAWEKHVILKPWDIVSKILNAQMFSPNSNLTLNDKTELYFNDHEFSYLMLQENYLKTRPTLASNYHGREQKLKLLELADNAASSISDGDLVDRMIHGTQQQWSLMPTHAIFSFVRPASYIHGNLSDRPGFTSWLGQNSKHGKLSRFVKELQGHMRLRTTGNRDEIRQQYLPLVWDKSVRRLRDEGKESVEDVIDFMDQYYLTRDDFDAMIELGLGPMDESTVKLETQTKATFTRLYNARSHPMPFMKASSVVAPKKGPKEKPDIEDAIEESDEEEVVEEAKDEDEELDLKKDKYVSQPKKKKAAAPKGKKAKKADDDVIDDSEEKPKKGRKGKGKAKA; encoded by the exons ATGTCGTCGGATATCCGAAGTTGGCTGGGCAGGAAGCCGGACCTGGCCTCCAGCTCTCCAGCTAAGGCTGCCACCAAAGCAGAG GACTCTTCTACCGCCAGGAAAAAGC GTTCCAGAAAGGTGATCGAggacagcgacgaagatgacgtGACACCCGCGAAAGCACCCACTCCGAAAGCAAAGCCCAAGGGTCAACC GAAACCCAAAGAGCCCGAAGGCGAACTCACCACTACGTCGGACTATTTTGCAtcgagcaagaagaaaaagccagCCAAATCCGAACAGACTCAATCCAACAGTGCCGATGGTAGTAAGACCGAGGCCCCAAAAGTCACGAAGACCGCCGAATCACGCAATAACGGCAAGAAATCCCGGACTAccaccgaggatgagaaaCTTGGCGGAGATGACATTTTTGCAAGCGAATACGGCAAGGCCGGCAAAGGAGATGATGACTATGTGGCTGcggatgacgatgatgacgacgactTCGAGATATTGGAGGTGAAACCGACAAAGGCAGCCCCCAAGAAgccagcaaagaagaagcccgctcacgacgaagaggacgacgtGGTCATGGAAGATCTGCCCAAGATTGCGCCGAAGGCATCTAAACCGGGCCGAAAGCGTAAATCAGAAGCTCTCATCGACCAGGAcgaagatggcgacgacCAAGTCACTAAGAAGGCGACCTCCAAGTCCAAGGCAACAGCCTCTCCTGCCGCAAAACGATCGAAGAAGGCCACTCCGAAAAAGCAGGATCAACCGGAAAGTAAAGAGATTCAAGATATCTTTGACAGCATTCCTATGGTCGAagcgccatcaccacccccCAAAACTGGTGAGACCAAGAAGTTTCAATTTGGAGCGCAGCGTTCACGAACTCCGCCGGTCACTGGAACAAAGGAGATGCCAGTTGGGGCAGAAAACTGCCTGGCAGGCTTGTCGTTCGTTTTCACTGGCATTCTGGAGACGCTCGGTCGGGAAGAAGGCCAGGAGCTGGTCAAACGATATGGTGGCAAGGTGACGGGCGCCCCCAGCTCTAAAACTAGCTATGTCGTGCTTGGAGGCGATGCTGGTCCAAAGAAGCTGGAGACCATTGCGAAGCACAAAATCAAGACCATCAGCGAGGACGGCCTCTTCGAGTTGATTCGGCGCCTACCGGCAAATGGCGGGGACGGACAAGCTGCGGAGAAGTATGCTGTCAAGAAAAaggccgacgaagaaaaagTCAGAGCGTTGGCGGCTGAAATTGATGCCGCGGAGATGAAGCGCGCtgaggaagagaagaagcgaaaggAGGCCGTGGCCGCCAAAGCCCCTTCAggcgctccagctcctgaTGGGCCGCCGTCCAGCTCACAGGCTAAGCCGGCAGTCGATGATCGGCTCTGGACGACAAAGTATGCTCCTACCTCGATCAATATGATATGTGGCAACAAGGCTGccgtggagaagatccagaacTGGCTGCGTAATTGGCATACAAATGCCAAGCGCAAGTTCAAGACCCCAGGTAAAGATGGTTCGGGGGTCTACCGTGCCATCATGATTCATGGTCCTCCCGGTATTGGTAAAACTACGGCGGCTCATTTGGTAGCGAAGCTGGAAGGATTTGACATTGTGGAATCCAACGCGAGCGACACCAGAAGCAAGAAACTTGTGGAAAACAGTCTTACCGACGTGCTCGATACAACATCCCTGCAAGGGTATTTTGCCGGAgcgggcaagaaggtcgagagCGAGAAAAAGAACCTCGTCCTGGTCATGGATGAAGTCGATGGCATGTCCGCTGGTGACCGcggaggtgttggagctTTGGCGGCCGTTGCCAAAAAGACGCACATTCCGCTTATCCTCATCTGCAACGAGCGCCGACTTCCTAAAATGAAGCCTTTCGACTTTGTCACTTACGACATTCCGTTCAGGCGCCCGACGGCCGAGCAAATTCGCGCTCGTCTGTCGACCATATGCTTCCGAGAAGGCTTGAAGATCCCACCTCCCGTGCTCGATGGTCTTATTGAGGGCACTCATGCCGACATCCGACAGGTGATCAATATGCTGTCCACCGCGAGGTTGGACCAGAAGAGTATGGACTTTGACAAGGGCAAGCAAATGTCCAAGGCGTGGGAGAAACATGTCATTCTCAAGCCGTGGGACATTGTCAGCAAGATACTCAACGCCCAGATGTTCTCACCAAACTCTAATCTTACGCTGAACGACAAGACTGAATTGTATTTCAACGACCATGAGTTCAGTTATCTGATGCTGCAGGAGAACTACTTGAAGACCCGACCCACCCTTGCCTCAAATTATCACGGCAGAGAACAGAAACTGAAGCTTCTGGAACTGGCGGATAATGCGGCTTCGAGCATCAGTGAtggtgatcttgtcgaccGGATGATTCATGGCACTCAGCAACAATGGAGTCTCATGCCTACTCATGCTATTTTCAGTTTTGTGCGACCGGCCAGTTACATCCATGGCAATTTGTCTGATCGGCCCGGGTTCACCAGCTGGTTGGGACAAAATAGCAAGCATG GAAAACTGTCGCGTTTTGTTAAGGAACTTCAAGGGCATATGCGTCTCCGAACTACCGGCAACCGGGATGAGATCCGTCAGCAGTACTTGCCATTGGTGTGGGATAAATCTGTTCGACGACTGAGAGATGAAGGCAAGGagagtgtcgaggatgtgATTGATTTCATGGACCAATATTACCTTACACGTGACGATTTCGACGCCATGATCGAGTTAGGGCTGGGACCAATGGATGAGTCCACGGTCAAGTTGGAAACGCAGACCAAGGCTACTTTTACGCGTCTGTACAATGCACGCTCACACCCGATGCCGTTCATGAAGGCGAGCAGCGTGGTTGCGCCAAAGAAGGGacccaaggagaagccggatATCGAAGATGCTATTGAAGAAtccgatgaagaagaggttgtcgaagaagccaaggatgaagacgaggagcttgatcTGAAGAAGGACAAGTATGTGAGCcagcccaagaagaagaaggccgctgCTCCCAAAggcaagaaggcgaagaaggcggacgACGATGTCATCGATGACAGCGAggagaagccgaagaagggcCGCAAGGGCAAaggcaaggccaaggcgTGA
- a CDS encoding uncharacterized protein (ID:PFLUO_004061-T1.cds;~source:funannotate), which produces MGPKMLAGPLSACLSGSLAGLSLARAFSTTSPALDWLTPKFAEKSKSPKGRPHVATGGSVRGTTVVWGDFGLRMKDHDRRMPSSALKIAEETIKRRLRGMNYQLYKRVSANIGVYTKGNEQRMGKGKGKFDYWTVRLPVSRVVFELKGDIHEKIAREAFRLAGHKLPGLWEFVKKDDPPVVGITKLGRGVTLASLKRARKDPPLDSDAKSVSSSTSPSQ; this is translated from the exons ATGGGCCCGAAGATGCTCGCGGGACCATTGTCGGCCT GCTTGTCGGGCTCGCTCGCTGGGCTCTCGCTCGCTCGCGCATTCTCTACCACCTCGCCTGCCCTCGATTGGCTCACGCCCAAGTTCGCCGAGAAGTCCAAATCCCCCAAGGGTCGCCCTCATGTCGCAACGGGTGGATCCGTCCGAGGAACAACGGTGGTGTGGGGAGATTTTGGACTGCGCATGAAGGATCACGACCGTCGGATGCCGTCATCAGCACTCAAGATCGCAGAAGAGACCATCAAGCGGCGGCTGAGGGGAATGAACTACCAGCTCTACAAGCGCGTGAGCGCCAACATCGGTGTCTACACCAAGGGCAATGAGCAGCGTATGGGTaaaggaaagggaaagtTCGACTACTGGACCGTGCGGTTGCCCGTGAGCCGGGTTGTTTTTGAGTTGAAGGGCGATATCCACGAGAAGATTGCTCGGGAAGCATTCAGATTGGCGGGCCACAAGCTGCCTG GTCTCTGGGAATTCGTCAAGAAAGATGACCCGCCAGTGGTCGGAATTACAAAACTCGGCAGGGGCGTCACCCTCGCCTCCCTCAAGCGAGCACGCAAGGACCCTCCTCTCGATTCCGACGCGAAGAGCGTCTCGTCCAGCACCTCCCCTTCCCAATAA
- a CDS encoding uncharacterized protein (ID:PFLUO_004062-T1.cds;~source:funannotate), producing MSDPRLIDMEPGGESTQYESIRLYTQTPSKQTGQLGGNLEHTKSETSTELASDETVNGNAEEENTAQKLGIGNPPKDTADKGK from the exons ATGTCCGATCCCAGACTAATCGATATGGAACCCGGTGGGGAGAGCACCCA ATACGAGTCCATCCGACTTTACACACAGACCCCGTCTAAGCAGACAGGGCAGTTGGGAG GCAATCTGGAACATACGAAAAGCGAAACCAGCACGGAGCTGGCATCGGATGAGACCGTCAACGGCAATgcggaagaggaaaacaCGGCGCAGAAGCTAGGCATTGGGAACCCCCCCAAAGATACAGCCGACAAAGGTAAATAA
- a CDS encoding uncharacterized protein (ID:PFLUO_004063-T1.cds;~source:funannotate): MLPPLILSIESPLKPRKQILEFLCIFEKRAVDPKTKEEPPNLPAHALTKVLTALFSKDGDELRFVRL, encoded by the coding sequence ATGCTCCCACCCCTCATACTCAGCATTGAAAGCCCACTGAAGCCCCGGAAACAGATCTTGGAGTTCCTGTGCATCTTTGAGAAAAGAGCTGTGGACCCCAAGACCAAAGAAGAACCTCCGAACCTTCCTGCCCACGCACTTACCAAGGTCCTCACGGCCCTTTTCTCgaaggatggcgacgaaTTGCGATTCGTCCGGCTCTAG